The Rhododendron vialii isolate Sample 1 chromosome 5a, ASM3025357v1 genome contains a region encoding:
- the LOC131327545 gene encoding zinc-finger homeodomain protein 2-like — MANINANLNARRWATIVTYHECHHNHSRRRGRYFMDGCTAFRKAGEDMTPEALICAACGCHRNYHRREELSVAMDPATHHLIHQMAIAPSPQAHVPVLGIQFVPVPHVVPAPPPPPPEENLGDGEVEEDSEAAESRRRARARSEAIRAGAQGWHQNA; from the coding sequence atGGCAAACATCAATGCCAATCTCAATGCCAGACGGTGGGCTACAATCGTAACCTATCATGAGTGTCACCACAACCACTCTAGGCGAAGAGGCCGCTACTTCATGGACGGGTGCACAGCGTTTAGGAAGGCTGGGGAGGACATGACTCCAGAGGCACTCATTTGCGCCGCTTGTGGTTGCCATCGCAACTACCATAGGAGAGAGGAGCTCTCTGTCGCGATGGATCCCGCGACCCACCACCTCATCCACCAAATGGCAATTGCCCCTTCTCCACAGGCACATGTCCCGGTCCTTGGGATTCAGTTTGTACCCGTCCCTCATGTGGTCCCCGcccctccacctccaccaccggaAGAAAATCTCGGTGATGGTGAGGTGGAAGAGGATTCAGAGGCAGCGGAATCGAGAAGGAGGGCTCGGGCTCGATCGGAGGCGATTAGAGCCGGGGCGCAGGGGTGGCATCAAAATGCATGA